In bacterium, the DNA window TCTCATCTGAGAAAATGGCGGATTCCGCCATCCCGGGTACCCACGAAGTGGGTGCCGGGTACCCACGAAGTGGGTGCGCCATCAAAGAGGGTTGGCTGTTTTCGGTGCGAGACAACGGCATCGGCCTGGAGTCCGAGTATGCTGAGCGCATCTTTGTCATCTTTCAGCGCCTGCATACCCGGGAGGAGTACCCTGGCACCGGTATTGGCCTGGCGGTATGCAAGAAGATTGTGGAACGCCACGGCGGAAGTATCTGGGTGGAGTCGGAGCCGGGGAAGGGGTCGGTGTTTTATTTTACACTGCCGGGGTAAAAAATTAAAGGGAGGCAGATAACTATGAATTGTGACATGACCACGAAACCTATCGAAATTCTGATGGTCGAGGACAACTTGGATGATGTATATTTGACCCTGGAAGCCCTCAAGGACAGCAAGGTGTGCAACCACATCCACGTGGTCAGGGACGGGGTTGAGGCAATGGCCTTTCTCCACAAAGAGGGTGAGTATTCAAAATCACCTCGACCGGACCTCGTCCTGCTCGACCTGAATCTGCCCAGAAAAGACGGGCGCGAGGTGCTGGTCGAGATAAAAGCGATGAGGACCTGAAACGGATACCAGTGGTAATCCTGACTACCTCGGAGGATGAGGAGGACATCCTTAAGTCCTACCATCTTTACGCTAACTGCTATCTCACCAAACCGGTTGATTTTAATCAGTTCCGTAAGGTGGTAAAGTCTATTGAGAACTTCTGGCTGAGTATCGTGAAATTGCCGCCGAAGTAAAGTAAGACTCGATGTTCAAGGTTTTCTTATAAACCGCTAAAGCGGTTACTTTGGTTTATTAGTGTCCTCCGATTCACCCCGATAAATCGGGGTGCTATTCTCAGGCTTACTTGAGTTTAGCACCCTGATTTATCAGGGTGTTACGGATAGGATAACATCCAGAATCATAACCGCTTTAGCGGTTTCAACCCCTGAAAATCTGATGGCGCAGGTCGAAAAAACTTGAACATCGAGTAAGAGCTAACCGTTCATCACATGATGCTCGATCCTCGATACTCGATGCTCGATCCTCGATGCTGGTAAAGGATCCAGTATCCAGGATCGAGCATCGAGCATCGAGTACAGTAAGAGATAAAAGAGAGGGGGAAAAGCATGGATAACCCATCCGCCATCCCGGCTACCCACGAAGTGGGTGCGCCATCCGAAATCATCAGGGTTTTGTTAGTAGAAGACAATCCCGATGATGCTGACATCTTAGGTGAGATGTTAACCGAATCAGCTTTCACTCAGTTTGAGTTGACGCTGGTTGAACGGCTTGACAAGGCATTGCAGCACCTTACTGAAGAGCGCTTTGATGTGGTCTTATTGGACCTCTCCCTGCCGGACAGTTGGGGACTTGAGACCTTTGTCAGGGTCCACACCCAGGTCCCGGAAGTGGCGGTGGTAGTGTTTACTGGTCTCGATGATGAAACAATAGCCGTTAAGGCCGTCCATGAAGGCGCCCAGGATTATCTGATCAAAGGGCAGGTGAATAGCAGCCTGCTGGTGCGGGCTATGCGTTATGCTATTGAACGCCGGCGGGCAGAGAATGCCCTGGCCAACGAAAAAGAACGGCTGGCCGTTACCTTGCACAGCATTGGAGATGGCGTCATGGCTACTGATACTAAAGGAAAGATAGTTCTGATCAACAGAGTCGCTGAGAACTTAACCGGATGGACTCAAGCCGAAGCCATTGGCCGGCCTCTGGCCGAGGTCTTCCATATCATTAACGAAAAGACAGGCCAGCGCTGCGAAAACCTGGTAGAAAAGATTCTAAAAACCGGGAGAATCACTGGCCTGGCCAACCATACGGTGCTTATTGCCAAAGATGGAGGCCGGCGGTTCCTTGACGACAGCGGCGCTCCTGTTCGTAATAAGAAGGGCCATATTATCGGGGTGGTGCTGGTATTCCGTGACATTACTGAAAAACGCAAAATGGAAGAAGAACTCCTGAGGACCAAAAAACTGGAAGCGATTGGTCTCCTGGCCGGCGGTATTGCCCATGATTTCAACAATATCCTGACCGTAATCTTAGGTAATGTCAGCCTAGCCAGGATGTATGCCAAACCGGAAATTGACGATAGGGTTCTTAAAAAGTTGGCCATGGTAGAGAAGGCATCTTTGCGGGCCAAGAATCTTAGTCAACAATTGCTCACCTTTGCCAAGGGTGGAGCGCCGATTAAGAAAGTTATCTTTATTTCAAAGCTGCTAAAGGAGACCGTAGACTTTACCTTGAGCGGGGCTAATATCAACTGCAACTTTTCTGTGCCGGAAGACCTCTGGTTAGTTGAATGTGATGAAGGGCAGTTCAGCCAGGTCATCAACAATCTAATCCTCAATGCCAGGGAGGCTATGCCAGAAGGGGGGACAATAGAAGTTAAGGCGGAAAATATAATTATAGAAGAAGGAGAAAAAGGGCTGCCTCTGCCAGATGGGAAATATAT includes these proteins:
- a CDS encoding response regulator, encoding MDNPSAIPATHEVGAPSEIIRVLLVEDNPDDADILGEMLTESAFTQFELTLVERLDKALQHLTEERFDVVLLDLSLPDSWGLETFVRVHTQVPEVAVVVFTGLDDETIAVKAVHEGAQDYLIKGQVNSSLLVRAMRYAIERRRAENALANEKERLAVTLHSIGDGVMATDTKGKIVLINRVAENLTGWTQAEAIGRPLAEVFHIINEKTGQRCENLVEKILKTGRITGLANHTVLIAKDGGRRFLDDSGAPVRNKKGHIIGVVLVFRDITEKRKMEEELLRTKKLEAIGLLAGGIAHDFNNILTVILGNVSLARMYAKPEIDDRVLKKLAMVEKASLRAKNLSQQLLTFAKGGAPIKKVIFISKLLKETVDFTLSGANINCNFSVPEDLWLVECDEGQFSQVINNLILNAREAMPEGGTIEVKAENIIIEEGEKGLPLPDGKYIKLSFKDYGVGIKKEYLSKIFDPYFTTKQTGRGLGLSVASSIIKNHDGLITVESELGLGTTFYIYLPVSLKEMPATKPLKEKPSPGSQGRILLMDDEEDLRDTAAQMFEAIGYKVETASDGEEAIEMYKEAKSTGEGFDVVIMDLTIPGGMGGREAVKRLLQIDPDVHVIVSSGYSTDPIMADFRKYGFGGVLVKPFKINELSKILPHAA